Within Pseudomonas sp. LBUM920, the genomic segment ACTTGGCAGCGTGGAAACAGATGGAACGGCTGCAACGCAGCCTGGGCACCCTGCCTCAGGATCTTACCCGTCGCGCCTTATCGGCCACGCAGCAACGACGGCAGGTACTCAAGTGGATGCTGGTGCTCGGCGGCACCGGCTACCTGGGCTGGAATGTTCAACACGCGCCTTCCCTGGGCAACGTGTGGGCGGACTACCGCACGCGCATCGGCGAACGGCGCCGGATCGAACTGGCCGATGGCACTCAAATAGACCTCAACACCGGCACCGCCATTGATGTGGTATTTGACGGGCGCCAGCGTTTGATCCGCCTGCGCGAAGGCGAAGTGCTTATCCACACCGGAAAGCTGGGTGGGCAGACGCCCTTTTATGTTGAAACCCGCCAGGGCCGAGTTCAGGCATTGGGAACCTGGTTTACCGTGCGCCAACTGGCAGATTCGACGCGAGTTGGCGTACTGGAGGACCGGGTGAGCGTCTCGCCTGCCGACCAACCTGATCGCACTCGGCTGCTGGCGGCCGGCGAAAGCGTTGACTTCGACCGGGAAAATGTCGGCTCCAACCACGCCTATCCCCGAACTCAAGCGGCTTGGGTCGATGGCCAAGTGATCGTCCTGGATGCGCGACTTGGGGATCTGATCGACGACCTGGCACGCTATCGCTCAGGTGTTCTGCAGTGCGATCCCGCCTCGGCGCACCTGCGAGTTTCGGGCACGTTCCGCCTCGACGCTACCGATGCAGTACTGGCTAACCTGCAAGCTACGCTGCCGATCCAGGTGAAATATTTCACCCGCTATTGGGTTTCGGTGACGCGCGTTGCTTGAGCGCAAAAAATAATCCACAGGGGGGTTATCTTTTTTTTACCTGGCCCGGCCCTACAGGTAATCACGACGCTACCTTCAGGGCTTATCTACCTATGCGCCTTCCCACCAAACTCCGCCAGCAACTCTGTTACCACGGCATGACCTACGGTTTATTGCTGTCTACGGCCGCCACCGCCGGTGCCTTTTTGTCCACAGGCGCCCTGGCAGCCAGTGCCACGCATTACACCATTGCCGCGGGGCCCCTCGATGCAGCGTTAAGCCAATTTGCCGCCAAGGCCAACGTGATCCTGTCCTTCTCACCCCAACAGACTGCGCGCTTGAATACGCCGGGGCTGGAAGGTGACTATTCGGTGGATCAAGGTTTTGCGCTATTGCTGCAACACTCGGGGTTACAAGCCGTAACGCAGGCGCCCGGAAGCTATGTACTTCAGGCCTCGCAAGATGGGCCATTGACCCTCGCCCCCACCACCGTCAGCACTTATCAACAGGCCGGTTTCAATCAGGACATTGCCAGTGATGTTGGCTATAAGGCGCAAAACAGCCGCGTCGGTACCAAAACCAGCACGGCACTGTCGGAAACCCCGCGCTCGGTATCGGTGGTCACAGGCCAACGCATCAAGGACCAGAAGTCGCAGACGCTGACGGAGGTGCTGGGGTATGTGCCGGGGATCTTCGCGCCACCGTTCGCCGCCGGCGATAGCCTCGCGGGCGACCTGTTTTTCATTCGTGGTTTCAACGCCACAGATTATGGCTACGGCCTGTTGCGCGATGGCCTACGTGTGCAGGGCAATCGGTATGACACCACCAGTGAACCCTATGGCCTGGAGCGCGTAGAGGTTTTCCGCGGCCCTTCTTCCCTGCTCTATGGAGAAAACGCGCCCGGCGGGTTGGTCAACCTGGTCAGCAAACACCCCACCGCTACGCCTCAAGGCGAAGTGCAATTGGGTTACGGCTCCAACAATCGGCGCCAGTTGGGTGTGGATATCTCGGGGCCACTCAATGACAGTGACAACGTCCTGGGCCGCGTGGTCATGTTGGGTCGAAAATCCGACACTCAGACCGACCACGTGCCCGATGATCGCCTGTACATCGCGCCATCCCTGACCTTGAACTTTGATGACTACAACACGCTGACGCTGCTGACCAACTATCAGAAGGACCACACCAATCTGGAACTGGGCCTGCCCGCCGCCGGCACTTTGCTGACAAACCCTAACGGCAAGCTGTCCAAACACACCATGCTCGGCGACCCGGACTGGAACACGTTCGAACGCGAAGCCTGGAGCGCCGGTTACGAGTTCAGCCACAGTTTCAATGACGATTGGCAGTTCCGACAGAACTCGCGCTACATGCAGTCGCGCATCAACCGTCATGAAACCTGGCCCGGCGCGCTGAACAATCGCGGCTTTGGCACCCAGCTGAACATGACCGCCTACGACCGCTACAACAAGTCGATGGTGTATTCCCTGGATAACCAGCTCGAAGGCAAATTTCAGGTGGGTGACCTGGAAAATACCCTGCTGGTTGGCGCCAGCTACGACCGCACCTCGTTCAATCAGGACTGGGATGCGGGCTTCGCCGGCACCATCAATGTGTATAACCCGGTCTACCTGCGTGACCCGCTCACCCCAATCGCGGTACAGAACACCCTGCTCGAACAGCAGATGAAAGGCGTTTATGCACAGGTCCAAAGCAAATACGACCACTGGTTGTTCCTGCTCGGCGGTCGCCAGGATTGGGTCGACAGTGATTTTCGCGACAAGGTGAACAAAGCCAGCAACACAGGCTCCGACGACAAGAAGTTCACGTATCAGGGTGGAGTGATGTACCAGTTCGACAACGGCCTGACGCCGTATGTCAGCTATTCCACCGCCTTCGTCCCGGTGCAGCAGATTTCCAACGCGGGTTCGCCGCTAAAGCCGATCACCAGCAGCCAGTACGAAGTGGGTGTGAAGTACGAGCCGATTGGCTGGGACACCGCCATGACGCTGTCGGTGTATGACCTGCGCAAGCAGGATGACACCTACCTCGATGCCACCACCAACAGCTATCGCCAAGTGGGCGAAAGCCGCGCCAAAGGTGCGGAGGTGGAAATCAACAGCAACCTTACGCCGAACTTGAACGTCACCGCGGCCTACACCTATACCGATGCAAGGATTACCAAGGATTCCGCGACTTCACTGGTCGAAGGGCGTCAGATGACCGGGGTGCCACGTAACCAGGCGTCGGTGTGGGGCAAATACCGCTTTCTGGATGGCCAGCTCAAGGGCTTGTCCCTGGGTGGCGGGGTGCGCTACTTCGATAGCACTTTTGCCTACACAGCGCCGACGCTGTACGGGAAATTGGATGCCGGAAGCGTGACCTTGGTGGATGCCGCGATCGGTTATCAGCTCGACAAACACTGGTCGGTGGATCTGAACGCGAAGAATCTGTTCGACAAGGAATATGTATCCGGTTGCAACGATGCAGGCCGCTGCTACTGGGGCGACAGTCGGACACTGCTTGGGACGGTTTCCTATAACTGGTAAAGGCGCACAGTATCCCTGAAGAGCTCAGGCGTTCTTCAGGGCATTGTTGCCGGCAAGCCGGTTCCCATGGGATATGTGGATAACGGGGCTATTTGCCGATGCAGAAACTGGAAAAAATCCGTCCCAGCAGATCATCCGAACTGAATGCGCCAGTGATCTCGCCCAGCAGCTGCTGTGCCTGACGTAAATCCTCAGCCAGCAGCTCCCCT encodes:
- a CDS encoding FecR domain-containing protein, translating into MVAPDRKVFEAAATWYVQFQSQPPTPAEHCAWQQWLNDDPAHLAAWKQMERLQRSLGTLPQDLTRRALSATQQRRQVLKWMLVLGGTGYLGWNVQHAPSLGNVWADYRTRIGERRRIELADGTQIDLNTGTAIDVVFDGRQRLIRLREGEVLIHTGKLGGQTPFYVETRQGRVQALGTWFTVRQLADSTRVGVLEDRVSVSPADQPDRTRLLAAGESVDFDRENVGSNHAYPRTQAAWVDGQVIVLDARLGDLIDDLARYRSGVLQCDPASAHLRVSGTFRLDATDAVLANLQATLPIQVKYFTRYWVSVTRVA
- a CDS encoding TonB-dependent siderophore receptor; the protein is MRLPTKLRQQLCYHGMTYGLLLSTAATAGAFLSTGALAASATHYTIAAGPLDAALSQFAAKANVILSFSPQQTARLNTPGLEGDYSVDQGFALLLQHSGLQAVTQAPGSYVLQASQDGPLTLAPTTVSTYQQAGFNQDIASDVGYKAQNSRVGTKTSTALSETPRSVSVVTGQRIKDQKSQTLTEVLGYVPGIFAPPFAAGDSLAGDLFFIRGFNATDYGYGLLRDGLRVQGNRYDTTSEPYGLERVEVFRGPSSLLYGENAPGGLVNLVSKHPTATPQGEVQLGYGSNNRRQLGVDISGPLNDSDNVLGRVVMLGRKSDTQTDHVPDDRLYIAPSLTLNFDDYNTLTLLTNYQKDHTNLELGLPAAGTLLTNPNGKLSKHTMLGDPDWNTFEREAWSAGYEFSHSFNDDWQFRQNSRYMQSRINRHETWPGALNNRGFGTQLNMTAYDRYNKSMVYSLDNQLEGKFQVGDLENTLLVGASYDRTSFNQDWDAGFAGTINVYNPVYLRDPLTPIAVQNTLLEQQMKGVYAQVQSKYDHWLFLLGGRQDWVDSDFRDKVNKASNTGSDDKKFTYQGGVMYQFDNGLTPYVSYSTAFVPVQQISNAGSPLKPITSSQYEVGVKYEPIGWDTAMTLSVYDLRKQDDTYLDATTNSYRQVGESRAKGAEVEINSNLTPNLNVTAAYTYTDARITKDSATSLVEGRQMTGVPRNQASVWGKYRFLDGQLKGLSLGGGVRYFDSTFAYTAPTLYGKLDAGSVTLVDAAIGYQLDKHWSVDLNAKNLFDKEYVSGCNDAGRCYWGDSRTLLGTVSYNW